In Neoarius graeffei isolate fNeoGra1 chromosome 9, fNeoGra1.pri, whole genome shotgun sequence, one genomic interval encodes:
- the cryba2b gene encoding beta-crystallin A2b: MNPEQQMEQRGRSQWSITMFEEEHFQGKCCQFTMECPNILDRDFRKIRSIKVENGPWVGYEYPEYQGQQFVLEKGDYPCYQAWSGNSSYRTEHLLSFRPIQCAKHSDSKVSLYECEDFQGRKFELCDDYPSLQAMGWCSKEVPSIKVNSGAWVAYQFPGYRGYQYILERDRREGEFRNYNEFGTQAHTNQIQSIRRIQH, encoded by the exons ATGAACCCGGAGCAGCAGATGGAGCAGAGGGGGCGGAGTCAGTGGAGCATCACCATGTTCGAGGAGGAACACTTCCAAGGAAAGTGCTGTCAGTTCACCATGGAGTGTCCGAACATCTTGGACCGAGACTTCAGGAAGATCCGCTCCATCAAAGTAGAGAACGGACC gtgggtgGGATATGAGTACCCGGAGTACCAGGGACAGCAGTTTGTGCTGGAGAAGGGAGATTATCCATGTTATCAGGCCTGGAGTGGAAACAGCAGCTACCGCACTGAACACCTTCTATCCTTCAGACCCATCCAATgtgct AAACACAGTGACAGTAAGGTGTCCCTGTACGAGTGTGAGGATTTCCAGGGTCGGAAGTTCGAGCTGTGTGATGATTATCCGTCTCTGCAGGCCATGGGCTGGTGCAGCAAGGAAGTGCCGTCCATCAAAGTCAACTCCGGAGC ctGGGTGGCGTACCAGTTCCCAGGCTATCGTGGTTATCAGTACATCTTGGAGAGAGACCGGCGTGAGGGCGAGTTCAGAAACTACAATGAGTTTGGCACTCAGGCTCACACCAACCAGATCCAATCGATCCGCAGGATTCAGCACTAA